A window of the Aspergillus flavus chromosome 6, complete sequence genome harbors these coding sequences:
- a CDS encoding uncharacterized protein (expressed protein) produces MILATMMDVDHQVYLETYHFTTTQKIQATQLSHALQRLIEKHAILRSLFCWDDNGNSTKSTMVRLVVLDTKYLLKMGTFIGYNAQNANVVFYMIGSPFSAGVEWSGELPWKISLSQSSDQQGSRLTLSFHHAILDGTSARQLLLAIQNELDSPASVVPQFDIFAANKALAKRCNDDTRAQIKERFAAVQIKPNLQSMEPGRRSTENFRHAEQTSRIETRFPPYAARAAVPAWIARLALSMALCSCQGVSETVFLEIMSGRKALSQQHQEVLGPLLAPQIRHARFPRDTPLSDAAQSLKSTHDVEHGFSVGQLKSLLPELAHHIDVSLVCQTDMSYPSNGVGGFLWDYRETKTDIPLVVELLPPREGFFHVSIRYHQSRYTDDYITRLLRTFGGYLQWLQGNHTHLSHYTFHHGSSDGDPLLNIVKRHEIDAIPQEQLHCSTEPHIKTEVGVHEIFELQAKRTPQKIALQYENSQYMTYADLNLRCDEMAGALAYQIGRLVPRPADYEEVVAIWFEKSIDMIIAIMSILKAGLAYVVIDVNHPAERIAHILELCKASIILCGNMTGAEKLSEIARRRGASIFTLGDLLNEQNPQLGQRSLNKRREGFSASSLACVHFTSGTTGVPKGIMIEHRNIAAVVRTKVPGFMGDWTACQLQLTGPTFDIIILDVFGTLGCGGRLILGSTTSLLSSLPQWLEKTSVTHLCTTPAVASAFNEQIPVFLRVITLGGEVFHPSLLRDTPKECRIFNGYGPSETTVVATLYKTDPSDQSVQKIPVGLPYGRSRIYVVVPQTFQQVAVGEIGEIIIGGPQVTRGYLGNPELTASKFQPSPFPDSKLVYRTGDFGRFLPDGTLDYIGRIDNQVKLRGQRIEVEEAEAVITMHSRVKACAVVKADTSDGGCLAAFVELHTRSTTNDQNGASGELSWSQTTKELMSKASQTLPEYMVPAFIFQVKDRLPHTMNGKVDRRGLSNRATKLIEDEAQLATASYSEPQSKAERVVCNVFGDVLSCRVGVDDNLLNMGGHSITAIRAATRINHELNLEITFRDILQFPTPRSLCARIYQPGESTEQSEARKPRLDRVSEPVELSSAQSRLWFLDQLHQSLSWYLMILAFRVRGPLRLDALEAAFLALEQRHETLRTTFEQKDGVTVQVVHPFQHRPLRVTDINGSDKEQTLHKALLKEQTTPFNLTREPGWRPSVFRIDSQNHVISIVIHHIIGDGWSMGIVLRELAVLYAAAISGSDPMTRLTPLPLQYPAYSVWQRQEEQLAKHRHQLKYWSEQLQGSQPAEFFCDKARPSSPSGNAEVRTLSITGEIYDQLRSFCQSYQVTPFVPLLAAFRAAHYRLCGTEDATVGTPITNRSRAEHEGIIGLFVNVQCIRIRISETDSFDTLTKHVRDTVTAAFDNEEVPFEDIVSELQPTRATDRNPLVQTVFAVHPEGFDQISLEGLYTERINVTYATRFDLEVHFYQHADGLAGEIMYATDLFHSETIQAISSVFMSILQYGVQSPNTKIDVIPLMQAPSTFQDVDIVGTPSTDYPKDISVVELFGQQVAASPSAVAVKDSSCQLTYAELDHQSDRICHWLMGQGLPAETIVAVFSQRSCQTIVTFMGILKASMAYLPLDERVPDARIEVILASLQDPRLILVGSGVQTPVVGLKDVMIMPILGIMDTKEIPPVVPVAGPSASSLAYVIFTSGSTGQPKGVMIEHRGIVSRMKRGNTVSESDCTKAWAHLSSIAFDASVLEIYTPLLNGGSVICIDTMTVLDYAALEQTFSKTGVRCALLTPAMLKQLLSESPDIVAQLDTLVVGGDRADPQDMFRAQRLVGSSVINAYGPTENTIVSTAYCMSKDSECSNGVPIGRAINNSGAYVMDQELRPVPLGVMGELVVVGDGLARGYTDPERNGGLFVTITISGHSMKAYRTGDRVRYRPVDGELEYFGRLNDQVKIRGHRVELGEIEQALLDQGSLAEAVVVLQRSDADDDTRLVAFVREKRDVEDKEHNNEQQQEEGWKEIFSTAVYDVGIQSHQVGRDFSGWTSMYDGTNIDKGEMNEWLDDTISTLLDGRPPGNVLEVGTGSGMILFNIPQGLRTYVGLEPAQPIVDFVQKTIHDHRGDLNDKVRLHTGTAADVGKIAEFCTAQPDLVVVNSVAQYFPGGDYLARTIGDLLKEHKAKTLFFGDMRSYALYRQFQVSKALHILEDKAEPSAIRKIMAETVENETELLVDPGFFTALPHRFPGLIRHVEILPKKMRATNELSCYRYSAVIHTVHGDHPLSIYTVESHKWIDFVSEAMDQAALIDILSKRADDTDVVAVANIPHEKTIVERVVLESLENQPQAWQGLTSIRDEAHKRNSLSVIDLINIASMTGFRVEVSWARQFSQDGGFDAIFHRIQSEQNQGRAAFQFPTDHEGRHADTLTNNPMLPGLRKPIEQTLREGLQQRLPSYMVPSIIKVLDQLPINHSGKVDRKRLAQMTVTVSPSLDEIEREYVAPRDDLERTLCEEFGNILGSEVGIMDNFFNLGGHSLMATRAVSKIIRRLGSVLNVRDLFDYPTPAQLARRISSERDGEMIEPTVGASHALTNLAPNEVVGWREAVREAGLHDGDIERVMPCTPFQEGVLTSDIVLEGRSAYQAVVQVTINSALDLEALSAAWRITVKREEMLRTAFLPSIDASN; encoded by the coding sequence ATGATTCTTGCGACAATGATGGACGTGGACCATCAGGTCTATCTGGAAACATACCATTTCACTACGACCCAGAAGATCCAGGCCACCCAGTTGTCCCATGCCCTGCAGAGACTGATAGAAAAACACGCCATCTTGCGGTCATTGTTTTGTTGGGACGATAATGGCAACAGCACAAAGTCGACCATGGTGCGTCTTGTGGTTCTCGATACGAAATACCTTCTCAAGATGGGCACCTTCATTGGGTACAACGCCCAGAATGCAAATGTGGTATTCTATATGATAGGATCGCCCTTTTCAGCCGGTGTAGAGTGGTCCGGGGAATTGCCATGGAAGATCTCTCTTTCGCAGTCGTCCGATCAACAAGGATCACGATTGACTCTGAGCTTCCACCACGCAATACTCGATGGAACCTCGGCACGTCAGCTACTACTCGCGATTCAAAATGAGCTAGACTCCCCAGCGTCTGTAGTACCGCAATTCGACATCTTTGCAGCCAACAAAGCCCTGGCTAAACGGTGCAATGATGATACTCGCGCTCAAATCAAGGAGAGGTTTGCGGCAGTGCAAATCAAACCTAACCTCCAAAGTATGGAGCCTGGCCGGCGATCGACTGAGAACTTCCGGCACGCCGAGCAAACAAGCCGCATCGAAACGAGGTTTCCCCCTTATGCTGCTAGAGCTGCCGTTCCCGCCTGGATAGCAAGATTGGCGCTATCGATGGCATTGTGCTCGTGCCAGGGCGTCAGTGAGACAGTGTTCCTGGAGATCATGTCAGGTCGAAAGGCTCTTTCACAGCAGCATCAAGAGGTCCTCGGTCCTCTATTGGCTCCTCAAATTCGACATGCCCGGTTTCCCAGAGATACTCCGTTATCAGATGCTGCGCAGTCACTGAAGTCAACCCACGATGTTGAACATGGGTTTTCTGTTGGTCAGCTCAAATCACTTTTACCGGAGCTAGCCCATCATATCGATGTCAGCCTTGTTTGCCAGACAGACATGTCGTATCCTTCAAATGGAGTTGGCGGTTTCCTATGGGATTACCGGGAGACAAAAACTGACATTCCTTTGGTCGTCGAGCTATTGCCACCGAGAGAAGGATTCTTTCACGTCAGTATTCGTTATCATCAGAGTAGGTATACGGACGACTATATAACTAGGCTCCTGCGAACCTTTGGTGGGTATTTGCAATGGCTGCAAGGAAACCACACCCACCTATCCCATTATACCTTTCATCACGGGAGCTCGGACGGTGATCCACTTCTCAACATTGTCAAGAGACACGAAATCGACGCTATACCACAGGAGCAGCTCCACTGTTCGACCGAGCCTCACATCAAAACTGAGGTTGGAGTCCATGAAATATTTGAACTCCAGGCAAAGCGAACGCCACAAAAGATCGCTTTACAATACGAGAATTCCCAGTACATGACCTACGCCGATCTGAACCTACGATGCGACGAGATGGCAGGCGCCCTTGCGTACCAAATCGGGCGCTTAGTCCCACGACCAGCTGATTACGAGGAGGTGGTTGCAATCTGGTTTGAAAAGAGCATTGATATGATTATAGCCATCATGTCGATTCTGAAAGCTGGTCTAGCATATGTCGTCATTGATGTGAATCACCCGGCTGAGCGAATCGCACATATTCTTGAGCTGTGCAAGGCAAGCATTATTCTGTGTGGCAACATGACCGGCGCAGAGAAACTGAGCGAAATCGCACGCAGGAGAGGTGCATCAATATTCACTTTAGGcgatcttctcaatgagcAGAACCCTCAACTAGGTCAACGTTCTCTcaataaaagaagagaaggctTTTCGGCTTCCTCGTTGGCATGTGTTCATTTCACCTCAGGGACGACTGGAGTGCCGAAAGGAATCATGATTGAGCATCGCAATATCGCGGCAGTTGTACGTACCAAAGTGCCTGGTTTTATGGGGGACTGGACTGCTTGTCAGCTTCAGTTGACAGGCCCTACGTTCGAcattataatactagatgTCTTCGGCACACTAGGATGTGGGGGACGGCTTATACTTGGTTCAACAACGAGCTTGCTATCATCACTGCCCCAGTGGTTGGAGAAGACCAGCGTAACACATCTATGCACGACGCCTGCCGTGGCAAGTGCATTCAATGAACAGATTCCAGTTTTTCTGCGTGTTATTACTCTTGGAGGAGAAGTGTTCCACCCTTCCCTCTTACGAGACACGCCCAAAGAATGTCGTATATTTAACGGATACGGTCCTAGCGAAACCACAGTCGTTGCAACACTCTATAAAACTGACCCGAGCGACCAGTCTGTACAAAAGATTCCCGTTGGGCTGCCTTACGGACGAAGTCGAATCTATGTTGTAGTGCCACAGACCTTCCAACAAGTAGCTGTTGGGGAAATTGGGGAGATCATTATAGGAGGGCCGCAAGTCACGCGAGGCTATTTGGGAAATCCAGAACTAACAGCGTCAAAATTCCAACCTAGCCCCTTCCCTGACTCTAAACTGGTATATCGAACGGGAGATTTCGGCCGGTTCTTGCCTGATGGGACGCTGGACTACATTGGGCGCATTGACAATCAGGTCAAACTCCGCGGCCAAAGAATAGAAGTGGAGGAGGCTGAAGCAGTAATTACAATGCATAGTCGAGTGAAGGCCTGTGCAGTTGTTAAGGCTGACACATCTGATGGCGGCTGTTTGGCAGCATTCGTCGAGTTGCATACAAGATCTACAACCAATGACCAGAACGGAGCGTCTGGAGAGCTGTCTTGGTCCCAAACTACAAAGGAGCTCATGTCCAAGGCTTCTCAGACTTTGCCGGAGTACATGGTGCCAGCGTTTATCTTCCAGGTGAAAGATCGTCTTCCACATACGATGAATGGAAAAGTTGATCGACGTGGGCTGTCGAATCGAGCCACGAAACTGATCGAGGACGAGGCGCAACTCGCAACAGCCAGTTATTCCGAACCCCAGAGCAAAGCGGAGAGGGTTGTATGTAATGTGTTTGGTGATGTGTTGTCGTGTCGAGTGGGAGTTGATGATAATCTCCTGAACATGGGTGGACATTCTATCACTGCCATCCGAGCCGCTACCAGAATCAATCACGAGCTGAATCTTGAAATTACCTTTCGAGATATCTTGCAATTTCCTACTCCTCGTTCCTTATGTGCCCGGATTTATCAACCAGGCGAATCCACAGAGCAATCAGAAGCACGGAAGCCAAGATTGGACCGAGTTTCAGAGCCTGTGGAGCTATCTTCTGCTCAATCTCGGCTGTGGTTCCTAGACCAGCTACACCAAAGCTTAAGTTGGTATCTAATGATATTGGCCTTCCGGGTTCGAGGCCCGCTTCGCCTAGATGCGTTGGAAGCGgccttccttgcccttgaacAGCGGCATGAAACCCTTCGAACAACCTTCGAGCAAAAAGACGGAGTAACTGTTCAAGTGGTCCATCCGTTTCAGCACAGGCCACTGCGAGTAACAGATATAAATGGAAGCGATAAGGAGCAGACGCTTCACAAGGCACTCCTTAAGGAGCAGACCACGCCTTTTAACCTTACAAGAGAGCCTGGATGGAGGCCGTCAGTCTTTCGGATAGATTCACAGAACCATGTCATATCGATTGTTATACATCATATCATAGGAGATGGCTGGTCGATGGGTATTGTGCTTCGGGAGCTAGCTGTGCTGTACGCTGCGGCTATCAGCGGCAGTGATCCAATGACTCGATTGACACCACTCCCACTTCAATATCCTGCCTATTCTGTTTGGCAACGGCAGGAGGAGCAACTTGCTAAGCACCGCCATCAGCTCAAGTACTGGTCTGAACAGTTACAAGGTAGCCAGCCGGCTGAGTTTTTCTGTGACAAGGCACGACCGTCCAGTCCATCAGGCAATGCTGAAGTGAGAACACTGAGCATCACAGGGGAGATATATGACCAGCTCCGAAGCTTTTGCCAGAGCTATCAAGTAACGCCATTTGTACCCCTACTGGCAGCATTCCGAGCCGCTCATTATCGTCTCTGTGGGACCGAGGACGCGACTGTTGGGACACCAATAACGAACCGGAGCAGAGCGGAGCACGAAGGCATAATCGGTTTGTTTGTCAATGTGCAATGCATAAGGATTCGTATCTCGGAAACAGATTCATTCGATACATTGACAAAGCATGTCAGGGATACCGTAACGGCGGCTTTCGATAATGAGGAGGTCCCCTTCGAAGATATTGTCTCAGAGCTGCAACCCACAAGAGCCACGGATCGTAATCCATTGGTCCAGACAGTATTCGCTGTACACCCGGAGGGCTTTGATCAGATCTCCCTTGAAGGGCTCTACACTGAAAGAATCAATGTCACATATGCTACCAGGTTCGATCTAGAGGTTCACTTCTATCAGCATGCCGATGGCCTCGCAGGTGAGATCATGTATGCCACTGATCTCTTTCACTCTGAGACAATCCAAGCAATATCATCAGTCTTTATGAGTATCCTCCAATATGGCGTGCAAAGCCCTAATACAAAGATTGATGTTATACCACTCATGCAAGCACCGTCCACTTTTCAAGATGTGGACATAGTCGGAACTCCATCCACTGACTACCCGAAAGATATAAGTGTGGTCGAACTCTTTGGCCAGCAGGTCGCTGCCTCGCCTAGCGCAGTGGCGGTCAAGGACTCATCCTGCCAGCTAACCTATGCTGAGCTTGACCACCAATCTGATAGGATTTGTCACTGGCTGATGGGGCAGGGATTACCGGCAGAGACGATTGTTGCTGTATTCTCCCAGCGGTCGTGCCAAACAATTGTCACCTTCATGGGAATATTGAAGGCCAGCATGGCCTATTTGCCATTAGATGAAAGAGTCCCCGATGCTCGGATTGAGGTTATCCTGGCCTCCCTCCAAGATCCTAGGCTTATCTTGGTTGGCTCCGGCGTTCAAACCCCAGTCGTTGGGCTCAAAGATGTTATGATAATGCCCATTTTGGGGATCATGGATACGAAAGAAATACCTCCCGTGGTACCTGTCGCGGGGCCTTCGGCAAGCAGTCTAGCCTATGTTATATTCACGTCTGGGTCAACTGGTCAACCGAAGGGCGTGATGATTGAGCATAGAGGGATAGTGTCACGTATGAAACGTGGCAACACTGTGAGCGAGAGCGATTGCACAAAGGCTTGGGCTCATTTGAGCAGCATTGCATTCGATGCTTCTGTTCTAGAGATCTATACTCCGCTCCTCAATGGCGGCAGTGTTATCTGTATAGATACCATGACGGTCCTGGACTATGCTGCTCTGGAGCAAACCTTCAGCAAAACGGGTGTCCGATGCGCTCTGCTCACGCCAGCTATGCTCAAGCAGCTGCTATCCGAATCACCGGATATCGTTGCACAGCTCGATACTTtggttgttggtggtgaCCGAGCGGACCCTCAAGACATGTTCAGAGCACAACGGTTGGTGGGATCGAGCGTGATCAATGCATATGGACCAACGGAAAACACAATTGTCAGTACAGCATACTGCATGTCGAAAGACAGCGAATGTTCCAATGGCGTACCAATTGGCCGCGCCATTAACAACTCGGGAGCATACGTCATGGACCAAGAGTTACGCCCTGTTCCCCTAGGAGTGATGGGTGAGCTTGTTGTAGTTGGTGACGGACTTGCACGCGGCTATACAGATCCAGAACGAAATGGAGGATTATTCGTCACTATCACTATCAGCGGACACTCGATGAAGGCATATCGTACAGGAGACCGTGTCCGGTATCGCCCGGTCGATGGTGAGCTGGAATACTTCGGCCGGCTCAACGATCAGGTCAAAATTAGAGGTCATCGGGTGGAGCTGGGTGAGATAGAGCAAGCTCTATTGGATCAAGGCAGCTTGGCCGAAGCGGTTGTTGTCTTGCAGCGAAGCGATGCTGACGATGATACTCGTCTGGTTGCTTTTGTGAGAGAGAAGcgggatgttgaagataagGAACACAATAACGAGCAACAACAAgaggaaggatggaaagagatCTTCAGCACAGCCGTGTATGATGTCGGAATTCAAAGTCATCAAGTTGGACGCGACTTTTCTGGTTGGACGTCGATGTACGACGGAACTAACATTGACAAAGGGGAGATGAATGAATGGCTGGATGACACCATTTCAACTCTGCTAGATGGCCGCCCCCCTGGCAATGTCTTGGAGGTAGGGACAGGTTCCGGAATGATCTTGTTCAATATACCACAGGGCTTGAGGACCTACGTGGGTCTAGAGCCTGCCCAGCCAATTGTTGACTTTGTCCAAAAGACCATCCATGATCATCGTGGCGACCTGAATGACAAGGTTCGACTGCATACCGGGACAGCGGCAGATGTGGGCAAGATAGCAGAGTTTTGCACTGCGCAGCCAGATCTTGTAGTGGTCAACTCGGTGGCCCAGTACTTCCCAGGCGGAGATTATCTTGCTCGAACAATAGGCGATCTTCTGAAGGAGCACAAGGCGAAAACTCTGTTTTTTGGCGATATGCGCTCCTACGCCTTGTATAGGCAATTCCAAGTGTCTAAGGCTTTACACATTCTCGAGGACAAGGCTGAGCCCAGCGCGATCCGCAAGATTATGGCTGAGACTGTAGAGAATGAGACAGAGTTACTTGTCGACCCAGGCTTCTTTACTGCTTTGCCTCACCGATTTCCCGGCCTTATCCGGCATGTTGAAATTCTACCTAAGAAGATGCGAGCCACCAATGAACTGAGCTGTTATCGCTATTCGGCTGTTATTCATACTGTCCATGGAGATCATCCCCTCTCGATTTATACCGTTGAGAGCCATAAATGGATTGACTTTGTCTCGGAAGCAATGGATCAAGCTGCACTCATCGATATTCTTAGCAAGAGAGCCGACGATACCGATGTTGTAGCCGTGGCGAATATCCCTCACGAAAAGACAATAGTTGAAAGGGTCGTCCTGGAATCACTTGAGAATCAGCCCCAGGCTTGGCAGGGACTGACATCTATTCGCGACGAGGCCCACAAGCGCAACTCACTCTCGGTTATTGATCTGATAAACATAGCTTCCATGACAGGATTTCGGGTAGAGGTTAGCTGGGCTCGACAATTTTCACAGGATGGCGGTTTCGACGCGATATTCCACCGCATCCAGTCAGAACAAAATCAGGGACGGGCAGCATTTCAGTTCCCAACAGACCACGAAGGCCGCCACGCTGACACATTGACAAACAATCCAATGCTGCCTGGACTACGGAAGCCTATTGAACAGACCTTGAGAGAAGGGTTGCAGCAACGACTTCCTTCATACATGGTACCCTCTATCATTAAGGTCCTCGATCAGCTACCTATAAACCATAGTGGCAAGGTGGATAGAAAGAGACTGGCACAAATGACAGTGACTGTTTCTCCATCGTTAGatgagatagagagagagtatGTGGCACCCAGGGACGACTTGGAACGGACTCTTTGCGAGGAATTCGGCAATATCCTTGGGTCAGAAGTTGGCATTATGGATAATTTCTTCAATCTCGGCGGACACTCTCTGATGGCGACGAGAGCGGTATCCAAAATTATTCGTCGACTCGGATCTGTTCTGAATGTCCGAGATTTATTTGATTATCCAACTCCCGCACAGCTCGCCAGGAGAATCTCGTCGGAGAGGGACGGTGAAATGATTGAACCCACGGTCGGAGCATCGCACGCACTCACAAACCTTGCCCCGAATGAAGTTGTGGGTTGGCGAGAAGCAGTCAGGGAAGCTGGACTACACGATGGAGACATAGAAAGGGTAATGCCATGCACCCCTTTCCAAGAGGGCGTCCTTACAAGCGACATTGTTCTTGAGGGCCGCTCAGCATATCAGGCGGTTGTGCAAGTGACAATAAATTCTGCCCTCGACCTGGAGGCATTGTCTGCTGCTTGGAGAATCACCGTTAAAAGGGAGGAGATGCTCCGCACAGCATTTCTACCTAGCATCGATGCGTCAAATTAG
- a CDS encoding amine oxidase, flavin-containing superfamily — MGFFHSALSFLMGAFSQTMAQAAPPQMEGRIDVSKYSPPDIITRDVCIIGGGPAGTHAAIRLRQHNKSVVVLEKQDRLGGQTNTYIDPESGRAVDYGVTYFQNLSSVREMFEHFEIPLTKAVFDYKMHMFDFRTGTPVQDSSKAEMAAFTEKYMAQLAKYPYLKTGFDLPDPVPEDLLLPFGEFVQKYDMMPAVGQMGAWINALGDWQTMPTLYIMKYMCADTMNGVKTGFVRPADHNNSAIYDAARKELGEDALLNSRVVQMDRDDTKGWVYMEVQSGSQTRLIRAKKIIVAFPPHLDNFGGFDVSPKEKELFSQFQHIYFYPALVRIQGNPDNICYINRGADHPFLRPQLPGILMMRTSDVQGLCTVHFSSRFPVSEEQVKAGIVKGISSIRETQGIDGTDLEFVRLANHSPYQMTVSADAIAHGFYQELDALQGERHTYYTGATFDSHNTPQIWNFTEQLLQEQILKSLE, encoded by the coding sequence ATGGGGTTCTTCCACAGTGCCCTCTCCTTCCTTATGGGTGCATTTTCACAAACCATGGCACAGGCCGCGCCTCCACAGATGGAAGGTCGCATAGATGTCTCCAAGTATAGCCCACCTGATATCATTACTCGCGATGTCTGTATCATCGGCGGCGGACCAGCAGGCACCCATGCTGCCATTCGCCTACGTCAGCACAACAAAAGCGTGGTGGTTTTAGAGAAACAGGACCGCCTCGGAGGCCAGACGAACACCTACATCGATCCCGAGTCCGGTCGGGCCGTTGACTACGGCGTCACCTACTTCCAGAACCTTTCATCTGTCCGAGAAATGTTCGAGCACTTTGAAATCCCTTTGACGAAAGCTGTCTTCGATTACAAGATGCACATGTTTGACTTCCGCACGGGAACGCCAGTCCAAGACTCCTCGAAGGCGGAAATGGCAGCCTTTACGGAGAAATATATGGCCCAGCTGGCCAAATATCCCTATCTGAAGACTGGGTTTGATCTACCGGATCCAGTGCCGGAGGATCTGCTTCTTCCATTCGGAGAATTCGTGCAAAAGTATGATATGATGCCGGCGGTCGGCCAAATGGGCGCGTGGATCAACGCACTCGGTGATTGGCAAACTATGCCCACACTGTACATCATGAAGTACATGTGTGCTGACACTATGAACGGGGTAAAGACTGGATTCGTCCGCCCGGCCGATCATAATAACAGTGCCATATACGATGCCGCCCGTAAAGAGCTAGGAGAAGATGCACTGCTGAACAGCAGGGTGGTACAGATGGATCGAGACGATACCAAAGGCTGGGTCTACATGGAAGTGCAGTCTGGCTCACAGACAAGGCTGATCCGCGCGAAGAAGATTATTGTCGCCTTCCCACCTCACCTGGATAACTTCGGAGGCTTCGATGTCAGccccaaggagaaggagctcTTCTCTCAATTCCAACACATTTACTTCTATCCCGCATTGGTCCGCATCCAGGGCAATCCCGATAATATCTGTTATATAAACCGAGGGGCGGATCACCCCTTCCTGCGTCCCCAGCTACCTGGCATACTGATGATGAGAACAAGCGACGTGCAGGGGCTATGTACAGTCCATTTCTCCAGTCGTTTTCCAGTGTCGGAAGAACAGGTGAAAGCTGGCATCGTGAAAGGCATCTCTAGTATCCGAGAGACCCAAGGTATTGACGGCACTGACCTTGAGTTTGTCAGACTGGCAAACCACAGCCCATACCAGATGACAGTCTCAGCCGATGCCATCGCGCATGGGTTTTACCAAGAGCTTGACGCATTGCAGGGTGAGCGGCACACCTATTATACTGGAGCCACTTTCGACTCGCACAACACACCACAGATATGGAATTTTACAGAGCAACTGCTGCAGGAGCAAATATTGAAGTCGCTGGAGTAA